In Lycium barbarum isolate Lr01 chromosome 9, ASM1917538v2, whole genome shotgun sequence, the DNA window GCTATGGAAGAATTCAAGAAAAGATCTAAAATGACATGTGGGCACTGTAGTGCAACATGCCACAACAGAGGCAAAGACAAAGCTACTGCACCTTCAAAGAGGTCTGCCAAAAACAATGATGCATCTTCAACTACAAATAACCAACCAGTTGCACCTTCAAGAGCACttgttgatgaagatgatgatgaggaTAATCAGCCAATTTTTAGGCCTAAGGTGATAACTGAAGCTAAAATTAGGCTTAAACTCAAGAAGATGCATCAGCAACTAACTGGTTCAAGGAAAATTGGCTTCAAGGGTTATGAGAATGGTGTGAGTAGGCCTATTAATATGCCATACTTACCAAGAAAGTTGGGTTGGAGAGGTAAACCATGTGTGACCTCAAATCAGTTGGAATTAGCAAAGGAGAAGAAAATTGGGAACTTGAAGGCAAAGAGGGGCAAGCATTAGGGCATAAGTTACTTGGTTCAAGTAGTTGTTCCTTTTAAGTTTTTCAATGTTATGTAATGACACAATTAAACTTCATATTTTGCTATTTTTTGTTGTGAATCAGTCTTGGAAGTGGTTGTATTGATTCACTTCAAAAGGAAACAAAATTAAGTTTTCAAGACTCTCAAACATgaaaatttaaaacttttaacCAAATACAGAAATTTCAAAacataatattttttttcattAGACAAATTAACTAGACCATGCCATGAAGCTCAAGAAGAGAAATTAAATGAAAGAAGAGGGTATATATTTGAGAAGGGGGATAAATAAATACCAGGTACTTATTGTAGAGTTTTCTTGACTTTCCTTTTGCAACCTTCGCAGTGAATGGAAACTTTCAAGACCAATGTCGGTAGAAAACTACGAAGAAATTTGAATAGTTTTCTAAGAACCTAGTAAGAAGATAAAGAAAGGTTGGAGGGTTCTAAATCGATTAAATGGGGATTTAATTTGGGGCGGGGCGGGTTGACAGGTTAGATGGTTTGATCCGGTCAACTTAGATTAAATTTAATGAGTTTAGTTAATTATATGAGGGTAATCAATCAAATGATGCCAAGTATTTAATAAGATGGGGCTGTTAGAAATAAGAGTATATTACACCCAAAAGGTCGACAACgggggtatttgggggctcaaaggtggatgaagggtatttttgcaccaattttaatagttcgagggtattttaggccctttttcgtaaaaaattaaaattataatatgTAGTCTAGTTTTCACCGACGAATTTAGATTAACGACGCTGGAAAATTTACATCTTTATGAACTTGAAACCCATTAAATATATGGGTATTGTTTGTAATTCCTGTTTCTTCAATTTTCACCTTCTGAGAGAGATTTCCCACATTAGTGTTTCCTAAAACTTCTCCTTTTCTCAAATGCTCTTAATTCTTAGCACTAGAACAAGCATCAGAAGCACTATATCCAGAGGCAGACTCAGGATTTGAGCGCGACGGGGACACTTTTGCTTTTAAATATGCTAACTATAAGTGTCAAAGTTCGACGTGCAACTCTTTAAACTTAATGATTATAATAACTTATCAGCAAAACTttaatattattgatttttttatgacatgggaacccgcaacCACTAATTATTATTGATTATCATCAATTTGGTTTTAATATAATAAATATACGTCATTCATTGTGCTTAAACTTGACTCGGCTTTATATTCTACACAACAAAaataagttttttaaaaaaaaaaaaaaaaagaaaagaaaaagtaggTGGCTTAAACTTGACTCGACTTTATATTCTTAACAacaaaaataagtttaaaaaaaaaaagaaaaaagaagaagaaaaaacagGTAAATTTCTTTGCAAAATAGGCGCTAAGAGGAGACACTTGTTTTAAGCTCATTTTAAACttcaaaattcttatttttttcTCAAAGAAAACAAAgtcaatttaagaaaaaaaaaaaatatagaaagaaaAACATAAAAAAGATGCTATAGCGTGGTATCAAACCCAGGTTATCTGAATGCTAAATCTCATGGCCATGAAACCAGCACGCCCAGTTGGACCTTCTGTCTTTTAAGGGCCACGAAATATATTTAAGAGggtctctatatatatatatagtttttccCGAGGCTTGAGGGCACGTGCCACCCCAACCCACAACGTAGGTCCGCCGCCCCTGAGTATATCACAAGAAGAAGGAAACGCAGAGGTGCTTGAAGGAGAGAAGGGCCAAGAAAGAAGAGAGGTATTATTATAATTACAATAACTAAAACTGTTGAATACTGATCCTAAAAATGGATTCTTTAGTGAGAGATTCAACATTAAAACGCTTAAAATAATGATTAAAGCCACTAGGCACAATTGCACAAACTAAAGTAAAAAACTACCTTCCTTATAACTAAGAAACTGATTACCTAGTTAGAAACTGATTTCACACACTAGATACTTTATATATCTAAGGGGTCGTTTGATGCATGGTATAAGCGGAGATgctccagcactaattttttgtatcaTATTTGGTAGAAGGCATAAATTTattctgggataaatttataccttctatcaaATAGAGTATAAAATGAAACACAATCTTAAGGATGAGATATCTCACCTTATCCCACTAaccttgggattattttatcccatcatAGTTTAGTCCGCATACCAAGCCACCCCTAAGGGTTTACAATAGACACTTTATGTACTTAGGGGTCGTTGGTACACGGTATAAGGTGGATATTCCAACACTAGCTTTGAGAttaattttgtaccatgtttggtagaaggtataaaacTATCACAGGATAAATTATACCTTCTttcaaacaaagtataaaatgaaGCCCATAATTAAAgatgggatatcccaccttatcccactaACCTTGGAATTATTTTATCCCACTTTTTATATAGGATAAATTAGTCATAGGTTTATAATTCTGGGATTATAAAACTGGCATAATTTTGTCCGCGTACCAAACGACCACCTAGGGATAAAAATATAATATGGTAATTCTTAACAGTTTAACGGTTTACTCGATAAGAAAATTGAGTAATCCGTCCCCACACCAATAAACCATTACGTCCCCGCACCGAAAAACTATTAATTCTAAAAATTTAATCCGTTCACCAACCATTAATCCAATAACCCAATAAGCTAATTTTGCAGTTGAGTTATTGATACGGTTCGATTTTGAACAACCCTAATCATTAACACCAAAAAAGTTTCATCAAATCCTAAAACATGCAACACAAAAAACTACACTAGACACTAAAAAGATTGTAAAAGCTATAAAAattgtacctctaaatgtgagtttccgctaattcttttttttttcctcatagttctcgtcaaatttaataaataaattttCGTAAGTATCTAACGGAgaataaaaatattaatttttgacAAATTTAGAGGACCAAAATTGCTCAGTGCGTAGaaaagggactattttgaacctaccatCAAACATAAGcaaccatttttgtcattttctctgtTAGGCTTGGTAAATTTACTTTTTTACCCTCACTGTATTTTCATTATTCCCTCTATATCCCTAAATTTTCCGCGTGCTTTATAATGGAACCCTAATGACAGTTCTGTATCAATCTTTAGTTAGCTCCATAAACCATCAAAGTTGCTAAGGTACTGCTAGGGTTTTACCTTTACAAAAACCTTAAACTAAAGACTCATTTTGTTTTATTCCAATTCATGTTGGTGTTCTGATTTAATTAATATCTCTGCAGTTTCTAACTAATCTTGAAATTGAGGATTCGATTGATTTTTGCAGTTTCTGGTTTGCTGTTGTTTTGTAAACAGGTGAAACATTAAGAAGATGTATCTCCAGTTTTACATCAATGAAAAGGGTGACAAAGTTTACACCACTAAGGTATATATCTTCACCAAATCATTTTTAACAGATTTTTTGTGGTTTACACTTTGGAGAACTGTTTCATGGGAATTATGCATTTTGTTTTTCTTGTCATAATACATAGATAGACGCCTTAACTTGGCCTCAACCGGCATTTAAACAACCCAACTTTGAAAATGCACAAATAGACACTTTTCGGGATGTGCATTCTCAAAGTTGGGGTGTTTACGAGGCCAACTTAAACCAAGTTAAGGTGTCGAGAGGTGCATTTTCAAAGTTGGGGTGTTTTGTTTTTTTAAGTTAAGGCGTCTATCTATTTATTCTGCCTAATATTTTAGGGAACCCTTTTCTGTTTGTATTGTACTTTGACAAAGCTTTATCATATTTGAAAGGAGATGCTATCTGAAAAATTGAGCTTAAGAAGTTTCctctgacaaaaaaaaaaatcttttatgtactttaatttattattattagtagatGGTGAAGGAACATTCAATTAATCATATAAGTAGTTATATTGGTGTATATTCCTTTTCTGTTCAATTATTCTGGATATATTTACATTATCTTTGTGCTGCCATTAGTGGAATTAGCACTGTCTTAACACACTCTTAGAGAAACCAAGATATTAGGAGGAATAACATCGTAGTTGGCATAAGCCGATAACTCACATCGGGAGCTTTTGGTTTTCGGACCTCATTTAATGGTTAAGCACTTAGGCTAAGGCTTAATTGGCAGATTGGGAAGCTTTTATGTAACTCATGGTTGTTAGGTTTTCTAGAACATGATGATTTAACTGTTCTTTTTTTCCTGTTGGTTCTAAGACTTTTATCCTTAAAATTGCTATGTCCTAGCCATAACAGCGGGTTATGTTAAAGTAAGTTACGTCATGCTAAAGCTCAATCTCACTTAACTCATTGAGGGAGGTTTCTAGGTAGCTTGCTTGTAATAATAGTACTCAATAGAGTTATACACTTGTCTGGTACTAGTATCTGAGTCTGAATTTGGATTTCTACAACCATGTTAAGCTAGCTGCGGTGCCTTTGAGTTTATCTGCCTTCATGTTTACACAATAGAGTAAGTATCGCCTGAATGTCGCTATACTATACTTAGTTCAACATGAGAATGTAATAAATTGAGGCCTGTTACTGAACTTTATTATTCAAATGGGTATTCAGTCTGAAGATATCTTCTTGGTGGGATGGTGTCCTGCAAAAGCCTCGTTTTTTTGTAGATTTGGATTTGGGTGACAATGGAGATTTGCTTGACAATATTTTAACTTTCAGTGTTCTGTTCATGATTTTTATGATGAGTAGCTGGTATAGTTCGTCTCACCCGTAGCATATATAAATAATTGACTCTCATGATTCATGAATTTTATTTAACAATCTGGACATTTTCATTAGGAATAAAAGATCAAGCGCTCGACTTAACTGTTATTATGTTCTTTTTTGGCCTGCTGTTGCTCCCCATCCCTAAATTCTTCACTTTCTTGATCGTGGCAATCTATTAAAGATGATTTTTGCTTGTACTTCCTAAACATGCATTGATGCCTGacttcttttacttttttttataaatatagaaagagTCACCACTTGGTTTGGCCACTCAATCTGCTCACCCAGGTAATCTATAGTCCCCTTTATCTATTGTATCTACACTGGCGTTAAGAGTACAAACAACAAGGTGTTTTGTAACTCATCGACCCGTTTGTTGCTGTTAATGATCTTTCCTGGCTTCTGTTCTCTGCAGCCCGCTTCTCGCCTGATGATAAATTTTCAAGGCAAAGAGTGCTTCTGAAGAAGCGTTTTGGCTTGCTTCCAACCCAAAAACCGCCTCAAAAGTACTAGCCATTTTTGGTGTGTCTAGTATTGCTTTCTACTAATAGTTATTTGCTTCTCTGTCTTGCCGTTGTTGATGTGAATCATTAAGTAATGTGTTGTAACTCAGATTGTATGTCAGCAATTCAAACCTACATCTCTTATTGATGTTTTATTGGGTTTATTTGTCGTAATGGGGTTCATAAATCTTAGAGGAGCCAAAGGGTGTTTTGAATTTGATCTATACAATCTAAATCAGACAGTCATAATTAGAGGAATGGTGAATAACTTAAGTAATTTCGTTTAGCCAATATTCTAACCACCAAACTAGCTAAATCTGGTTTTGTTTTTTGGGGAATCGTTACTTAGCTTGGCTTTTGGAAGACGACATATGAATTTGGTTTCGAAAAGAATTAATTCTGAAGACATTGGTTGAAGATGATTAAAATCGGACATCTTTATTTGATGCTAAATTTGGTTATCGAATTTTGAAAGGTGAATACAACATCCACTTTGTTTGGACTATTTGTTGTGAAAAATTTCTTTAATAAGAAGCTTTATAACCAAACAAATCAGATTAGGCCTGACCGTTGCTTAGATTTGTTGGAAATAGTGAGATTTTTAACAAAATTTGAAGGCAATTTGCTGGAGATTTAGATTGACTTTAATAATAATTGCAACTGAAATTGCAGAACAAGTCTATCTAGTGATGTGTTATACGCTTTAGTACATTGTTGTACACTTTTATAGAAGGtagatatattatttatatacatgtataaatattgtataataatgtataagcggCGTTGTAAAGGCTATGCTGTGTAAATAAATATGACAATGGGTATGCAAAGTGTTATGTTGGGCTTTAATTCCTTGGGCCAGGTCCAGCCCATATATAAGCTCCCCTTCTCCTTCTGTTGATGTTCGGGCCTGTGCTTTAATTCCTTCTTACCGTCTGATTGTAAAAATGCCaattaaaaattgttttaatgctTGCTCATGAAggagtttttctttctttcaccaTAAGTCCCTAAGTCTTTTGGTGtctgatatttttttaaaaataaattaaatgcaTACTAAAGAATATGTGGGTATTAATGATTTTTcggcaattttttttaaaagctctATTAAAAGAACCAATGACATTAGTGTGTTTGCATAGTTATTTCTTGCTTTCTTTTTCTAAATTTAATTTTAAGAAAAGTACCTCAATCCTATTTGTAAAGGCTAAAAAATGGAACCTTTTTAAACAAATAGAAGAATAGCTTGTAAATCTTTTCAGAGGACAGAGCATTTCCTAACACCATATTATACTTCTCGACGGCTAGCTCTCAcctaaatataattctaaaatatTTCGTAGCTCATTACCACTTCACTTGTATAGGCTTAATAATTTTAGACTCATAATTATTTTTCGACAAATTTAGTTGTCTTTACAAGTCACATAAGCTTTGTTAAGAAGCACATTTTAGGTGCATTTTTCCAAACATTTTTCCAACCTCGCTAGCTCGAATACAAAGGCTATCCTTAATTTAATTTCTATGAGTTCAACCTTTAAATTTTTTAATGTTgaattcattttatttttaaaattataaaccTAGTAGCTTTTAacttacacataaatttatgtttGTGTTGTAAGTGTTGGATTCAGATGAATCTTGTACCACAACTGTGCATGTTAGAGATATAATCAAATAAGGAGTATCGTTTTTCTGGAAAAAACGAGCTTATGGTACTCTCCAACTTATAGGACCTTTTTTTGAAACATGCATGTTTCTTATAAATTTTCTTAGTTGCTTTGGGGAATAAAATATGCATGCGCCATCCTGTCAACATTAATTCAGCATGAACTATCTATAAACTACCAATAATTAGGCTCTGTTTCTAACAtctggaattaattaattgtagattttggaggttTGTTTCCCTTCtttatgatggaaatgatgtTAGAATATGAGACGTGTCTTCGTCACTGATTATGAATCCACAGCTCACGTGTCACGTGTACTAGCAATTATTGTCTTACAAGAAAGTTTATACTCTTATTTTATACTCATATAATTTATAATGATATTCTGGTACTTTAATTAATTGCAAATCGGATTTTGCATATCGGTTTCGAGATACTTTAATACATTATTAATCTAATAAAACATTCTATTTGTACTGTAACTATATATCGATTGTATCGATAATGTTTTCGTGTACCACTCACTAAAAATGACTTGTTTGATTCTCTACTGCAATTAATTTATTGAAACTATCTGGAccaattgctttttttttttctttttccaaataaTTCTGACTAACTGTCAACTATGTCCAATTATAGTTCACGTTGTTTTCCTTCAGCTTATCCATCAGAATTTTCTTTAATGAAGAAGTTGACAGATTCACTCATAGAAATGAACTAGTTGTGTGGTAGCCGCCAGGGATAAATGAACAATCATTTGCCACAATTACTTCATTGAATTTTACAGCCAATATACTTCATTGATAGACACGCTTGAGGACGAATTCAGGAGTTCAATAtaaacaacacttagttgaggtgtcaaaatggaaaaaaaggGCAACTTTAGGAGGCCGTATATGCATTCAGAGGCGTATCTAGCTTataagtttggggttcaattgaaccccaaactttcgacgcggagcctaaatttatgtgtaaataattattaaaattgcaataatagtagatatgaacccctaaccttaaaaatataatgggttcaacgctaaaaatcttaaaattgaacccataaaatttaaattctagatccgcctctgtATGCATTAAGCCTTTTCAATTTATATACAAGATAGGGAATTATGCCAAATCTTCCATCACCTCAGGCGAGCACTGCATAACCCGGGTGAATGGATTCTATTAATAAAGATAATATCTTCATCAAAGTTGTCAGATGGATACTAATTGGAtgtttataaaaaataattaaagaaaagaTATCATTTGGCATCTGGAAACTTTTATTGGAGAATTCGTGTGTTTTTACCAAAATAGTACTGTAGTAATATTTGTCGCTTCGCTTGACGTTCCACCTTAATTTTGTCTATTGCACATTCATTTTATGCTGCATGCAGTAATTTTATAATTTCCAGCAAGTTCAAATCCAAGATATACAGTAGATTTGAAAATAAGTGTATTTAACAGCTTAATTGTTAATAATCATACATCAAAGGGACAGATACACAAAATGATTGAAAGCAGTAAATATAGATGAAAATTTTGTCTACACCTAAACGAACATTTTAAATCATGAGAAAAATGCAAATCCTAAAGATCTTATGCTAGCTGCCTAAGCTAGATAATATGTAATGATTAAATACGCACCAACATGTAAAGTGAGGGCATTCAATTATTTAGTTTTCTTGTCTCGCAGACAAGTCACTTCATTTCTAACGATTTCTTGTGTGTGTAGCTCAAGTTTCATTTTCTTTGGTAATTAATGATTAAGGACCCACCCAGTTAATAAATGGACAAAAGGGATACACATAGCAAATTGCGGCTGCTTAAATTCAACTTGCTTATCACGGTTTCAGTTCAATAAATATAGGGCCTCCAGCTCTTGCTCTGTCCCCAATTACTATTAGAGGATTTGCTCTGTCAGTACTAACAGTGATGAATATTAGGAAAATGTTATTGAAACAAATTAGActgaatattattattggaggAGGTTGCTGCAGGTGAAAACTACGGTTGCTGATGATCCAATAATTGTTGATGATGAGTTGTAAAATATCCAAATTGAGTATTGCTAGATTGAAATACTCTCTCAGGGAAATTGAATTTGGCTTCTTTGCCTTTGAATCTAAGTGAAAATAACCGGAGGAAGAAGTGTTGGATCTTTTAAAAATGAGTTTGGGTTAACGAGGGTGGACTGTGAATGGATTTGAGTTTAATTATATCTGgaccaataataataatattgggTTTAATTACATGTGGACCAATAAAAATAATGTcataaatttaattaaaaaattcaTATATTCTATATCAGCTTTTGTTAAAAGGAGGGACAATTTTATactgtttggccatagattttaaagttgaaatttgaaattgaaaatttgagtttttgaagttgtgattttggaacttgaagttgtgtttggatatGCATTTTAcatggaaaaaaaattgaagttttgtgagtggaaGTCCCAAAAACCCTGGACCaatttttggaacttgaaaattATTTGAAGACAGATTTTCAAAATCTgatccaaaatctatggccaaacagaa includes these proteins:
- the LOC132610617 gene encoding H/ACA ribonucleoprotein complex subunit 3-like protein codes for the protein MYLQFYINEKGDKVYTTKKESPLGLATQSAHPARFSPDDKFSRQRVLLKKRFGLLPTQKPPQKY